In Spinacia oleracea cultivar Varoflay chromosome 5, BTI_SOV_V1, whole genome shotgun sequence, a single window of DNA contains:
- the LOC110794475 gene encoding putative pentatricopeptide repeat-containing protein At1g68930, with amino-acid sequence MSSTSNSYCLLLKKCCETLNLKLAKKLHCFIIKTQKHPHTFLSNTLISTYTHFGNFVYARQVFDQMPQPNPFSWNILLSAYSKAGLLVEMLEFFDSIPSKDGIAWNAFISGYANCGKYSNAVSAYKNMLDEGTMNLNRITFSTMLILASNMGCVDLGRQLHGQIIKCGFLSYVFVANPLVDMYSKLGFVHDAHRVFEEATERNLVMYNTMIGGFSRLGMFEESWCLLHSMPDKDSITWTTMITGLTQNGFDREAVILMRKMRKEGFSMDQFTFGSVLAACGRMGLLKEGKELHAYIIRTGFLESVFVGSALIDMYCKSKCINYARTVFSRMTHKNTVSWTAMLVGYSQCGLSEEAIKTFLEMKKNTIEPDEITLGSVVSSCADLACLEGGSQFHNQALLSGLLSSVAVSNALITLYGRCGIIEDSLKLFTEMNVRDEITWTALISGYAQFGKAREAMHLFEEMLSHGLKPDEATFVGVLSACSRAGLVEKGKRYFDLMVKKHGVVATPDHYTCMIDLFSRAGKLEEAKSFISEMPYIPDAIAWGAILSSCRVYGNMEIAKWAADSLLELDPQHPAGYVLLSSLYAAEGNWERVSQLRKGMRDKGIRKEPGYSWIKFKNKVHVFSADDQSSPYLDKIYVELENLNLKMIEAGYKPDLKSVFHDVEDSEKIRILKHHSERLAIVFGLMFVPPGLPIRVVKNLRVCGDCHAATKFISKITQRDILVRDSVRFHLFKNGTCSCGDFW; translated from the coding sequence ATGTCTTCAACTTCCAACTCCTACTGTTTACTCCTTAAAAAATGTTGCGAAACCCTAAATTTAAAACTTGCAAAGAAGCTTCATTGCTTCATCATCAAAACCCAGAAACACCCACATACTTTTCTATCAAACACCCTTATCAGCACATACACTCATTTCGGAAATTTTGTTTATGCACGCCAGGTGTTCGATCAAATGCCTCAACCAAATCCTTTTTCCTGGAACATTTTACTCTCAGCTTACTCTAAGGCTGGCCTTCTTGTTGAAATGCTAGAGTTCTTTGATTCTATTCCTAGCAAAGATGGTATTGCATGGAATGCGTTTATTTCAGGTTATGCAAATTGTGGGAAATACAGTAATGCTGTGAGTGCTTATAAGAATATGTTAGATGAAGGAACTATGAACCTAAATAGGATAACATTTTCGACAATGCTTATATTGGCATCGAATATGGGTTGTGTTGATTTGGGTAGGCAACTTCATGGACAAATTATAAAGTGTGGATTTCTTTCCTATGTGTTTGTGGCTAATCCATTGGTTGATATGTATTCTAAGTTGGGATTTGTACATGATGCACATCGGGTTTTTGAGGAAGCGACAGAAAGGAACTTGGTGATGTACAATACAATGATAGGAGGGTTTTCGCGTCTTGGGATGTTTGAGGAATCGTGGTGTTTGCTTCATAGTATGCCAGATAAAGATTCAATTACATGGACAACTATGATTACAGGATTAACTCAAAATGGGTTTGACAGGGAAGCTGTAATTCTGATGAGAAAGATGAGAAAGGAAGGTTTCTCCATGGACCAATTCACTTTTGGAAGTGTCTTAGCTGCTTGTGGGAGAATGGGACTCTTGAAAGAAGGGAAAGAACTTCATGCTTATATAATTAGAACAGGATTTTTAGAGAGCGTTTTTGTTGGTAGTGCTCTCATTGACATGTATTGCAAGAGTAAGTGCATAAACTATGCAAGGACAGTATTCAGCAGAATGACCCACAAAAATACAGTCTCATGGACCGCGATGTTAGTGGGTTACAGTCAGTGTGGACTATCTGAGGAAGCTATTAAAACTTTCCTCGAAATGAAAAAGAACACTATTGAACCAGATGAAATTACATTAGGAAGTGTTGTTAGCTCGTGTGCTGATTTAGCCTGTTTGGAAGGGGGTTCCCAATTTCATAATCAAGCTTTATTGTCTGGTTTACTATCCTCTGTTGCTGTTTCAAATGCGCTCATTACTTTGTACGGAAGATGTGGAATTATTGAAGATTCCTTGAAATTGTTCACAGAGATGAATGTCAGGGATGAAATCACTTGGACTGCGTTAATTTCTGGGTACGCCCAATTTGGGAAGGCGCGTGAAGCAATGCATTTATTTGAGGAAATGCTTTCTCATGGACTTAAACCTGATGAAGCTACTTTTGTTGGTGTTCTCTCAGCATGTAGCAGAGCGGGTTTAGTAGAGAAAGGAAAGCGGTATTTTGATTTGATGGTGAAAAAACACGGTGTAGTTGCAACTCCTGATCACTATACTTGCATGATAGATCTTTTCAGCCGTGCAGGAAAGTTAGAAGAAGCCAAGAGTTTTATATCTGAAATGCCTTACATACCCGATGCAATTGCTTGGGGTGCAATCCTGAGTTCATGTAGAGTTTATGGTAACATGGAAATTGCAAAATGGGCTGCTGATTCTTTACTCGAACTAGATCCTCAACACCCTGCAGGTTATGTCTTACTTTCCAGTCTCTATGCTGCCGAAGGAAATTGGGAACGTGTTTCTCAGTTGAGGAAAGGAATGAGAGATAAAGGAATAAGGAAGGAGCCTGGTTATAGTTGGATTAAGTTTaagaataaagtacatgttttCTCTGCTGATGATCAGTCCAGCCCTTATTTGGACAAGATATATGTTGAACTGGAAAATTTGAACCTAAAAATGATTGAGGCAGGTTATAAACCTGATCTGAAATCTGTTTTTCATGATGTTGAGGATTCTGAAAAGATACGAATACTGAAGCATCATAGTGAGAGACTCGCAATTGTTTTTGGGTTGATGTTTGTACCGCCTGGCCTACCTATACGTGTGGTTAAGAATCTTAGGGTTTGTGGTGATTGCCACGCTGCAACAAAATTCATATCTAAAATTACACAGAGAGACATACTTGTGAGAGATTCTGTTCGGTTTCATTTGTTCAAAAATGGAACTTGTTCGTGTGGAGATTTTTGGTGA
- the LOC110794506 gene encoding diphthamide biosynthesis protein 3-like, with translation MSYDDVEIEDMEWNDELQSYTYPCPCGDLFQITKDDLRLGEEIARCPSCSLYITVVYNLEDFAANKTNSNFQPPKQQPISVA, from the coding sequence ATGTCGTACGACGACGTAGAAATCGAAGACATGGAATGGAACGATGAACTCCAGTCGTACACATACCCATGTCCATGCGGCGACCTTTTCCAGATCACAAAGGATGATCTCCGCCTTGGCGAAGAAATTGCTCGTTGTCCAAGTTGCTCTCTTTACATCACTGTCGTTTATAATCTCGAAGATTTTGCTGCTAATAAGACTAATTCCAATTTTCAGCCTCCTAAACAGCAGCCAATCAGCGTTGCTTGA
- the LOC110794473 gene encoding serine/threonine-protein kinase AtPK2/AtPK19 produces MVSTSQIPSKPLHKILASKLTLTIPPSKSSSSSPPTEEFDFSDVFGPNPTPSSSSQAPLPRDPPVIHYRTHSFLGPSPRYIPNSQPFHQIPEEIISQITDDDDEIEVKRDENDGTFIEQLVCIEEEEEEREDGVISKVGPEDFEILRVIGKGAFGKVFQVRKKGGCGGDGSGGDGILAMKVMRKDNIIKKNHVDYMKAERDILTKVDHPFIVQLRYSFQTKSKLYLILDFLNGGHLFFHLYRQGIFSEDQARLYTAEIVSAVSHLHKNGIVHRDLKPENILMDADGHIVLTDFGLAKEIDESSRSNSLCGTMEYMAPEIIQAKGHNKNADWWSIGILLYEMLSGKPPFSHANRQKLQQKIINEKVKLPSMVSTEAHSLLRGLLQKDPSKRLGSGPGGSDEVKTHKWFRPINWKKLEAKELQPKFKPDVNGKECTANFDKCWTTMPANDSPASTPTGNEHFVGYSYVAPNPWLSSE; encoded by the exons ATGGTATCTACATCTCAAATTCCCAGCAAACCTCTACACAAAATTCTAGCATCCAAGCTAACCCTAACAATCCCACCTTCGaaatcatcatcttcttcaccTCCTACTGAAGAATTCGATTTCTCCGATGTTTTTGGGCCCAACCCAACTCCTTCATCTTCTTCCCAAGCTCCATTACCGAGGGACCCACCAGTGATTCACTACCGTACTCACTCTTTCCTGGGGCCCTCACCTCGTTACATACCTAATTCTCAACCTTTTCACCAAATCCCAGAAGAAATCATATCCCAGATcacggatgatgatgatgaaatcGAGGTGAAAAGGGATGAGAATGATGGGACTTTTATCGAACAGTTGGTGTGCattgaggaggaggaggaggagagagaagatgggGTTATTTCGAAAGTGGGTCCCGAGGATTTTGAGATTTTGAgggtaattgggaaaggggCTTTTGGGAAGGTGTTTCAGGTTAGAAAGAAAGGGGGTTGTGGTGGTGATGGCAGCGGCGGCGATGGTATTTTGGCCATGAAAGTTATGAGGAAAGATAACATTATTAAGAAGAATCATGTTGATTATATGAAAGCTGAGAGGGATATTCTTACCAAAGTTGATCATCCTTTTATTGTTCAGCTTAGGTACTCTTTTCAG ACAAAGTCGAAGCTTTAtctaattttagattttttaaaTGGAGGACACCTGTTTTTTCATCTCTACAGACAGGGGATTTTCAG TGAGGATCAGGCAAGACTTTACACTGCTGAGATAGTATCTGCTGTGTCGCATCTTCACAAGAACGGGATTGTGCATCGAGATCTCAAACCTGAAAATATTCTCATGGATGCTGATGGACAT ATTGTACTCACTGATTTTGGACTTGCCAAAGAAATTGATGAATCAAGCAGATCAAATTCTTTGTGTGGAACCATGGAATACATGGCTCCAGAAATCATACAAGCCAAAGGTCATAACAAGAATGCTGATTGGTGGAGTATCGGAATCCTGTTATATGAAATGTTAAGTGGGAAG CCTCCATTCTCACATGCCAACAGACAGAAACTCCAACAGAAAATCATTAATGAGAAAGTTAAGCTTCCATCAATGGTATCCACTGAAGCACATTCTTTGCTAAGAGGA CTGTTGCAAAAGGATCCTTCAAAGAGGCTTGGTAGTGGGCCCGGTGGATCGGATGAAGTGAAGACCCACAAATGGTTCCGTCCTATCAACTGGAAGAAATTGGAGGCAAAAGAATTGCAGCCAAAGTTCAAACCAGATGTGAACGGAAAGGAATGCACTGCCAACTTTGACAAATGCTGGACAACGATGCCAGCAAACGACTCACCTGCTTCTACACCCACCGGTAATGAACATTTTGTAGGTTATAGTTATGTTGCTCCCAACCCGTGGCTTTCATCTGAATGA